A DNA window from Mus caroli chromosome 8, CAROLI_EIJ_v1.1, whole genome shotgun sequence contains the following coding sequences:
- the Cnep1r1 gene encoding nuclear envelope phosphatase-regulatory subunit 1 isoform X1 — protein sequence MNSLEQAEDLKAFERRLTEYIHCLQPATGRWRMLLIVVSVCTATGAWNWLIDPETQKVSFFTSLWNHPFFTISCITLIGLFFAGIHKRVVAPSMYPFPRVEFFIITKLKNLPWFLSGVRSYVLITSHPCGFNT from the exons ATGAACTCGCTGGAACAGGCGGAAG ATCTCAAGGCATTCGAAAGAAGACTTACTGAATATATTCATTGCTTGCAACCTGCCACTGGACGTTGGAGAA TGCTTCTTATAGTGGTGTCTGTCTGTACAGCTACTGGTGCCTGGAACTGGCTAATAGATCCTGAGACACAAAAG GTGTCCTTCTTCACGTCATTATGGAACCATCCGTTTTTCACTATTAGCTGTATAACTCTAATAGGCTTGTTCTTTGCTGGAATACACAAAAGAGTAGTCGCACCATCAATGTATCCTTTCCCACGAGTTGAGTTTTTTATCATAACTAAGCTGAAGAACCTTCCCTGGTTCCTAAGCGGTGTTAGAAGCTATGTGTTAATCACATCCCATCCCTGCGGATTCAATACCTGA